A portion of the Acetomicrobium sp. S15 = DSM 107314 genome contains these proteins:
- a CDS encoding endonuclease/exonuclease/phosphatase family protein has protein sequence MAKHTDYKNKSTKSKDLTPMRLVLYNVRYGTGTGWDYHLPFPFWGCFRKTEDRFWEISDFIAKLNPDIVGLVESDGGSYRQNGASQPAIVASRIGGLPVFACKYHGNSFIAKAPVLRFQGNAVVTKVPPVTYRRRYLSRGMKRAVLEIEYSDFVLFLVHLSLGPGARKAQLEELKDRCAKIEKPIILAGDGNTFGGARELAPLMEAANLKNANAADMPTFPSSYPSFALDFVLYSPGIEMQNFFVPRVSFSDHLPLVCDFSVQKAELLSDAIYATGSIAV, from the coding sequence GTGGCAAAACACACGGACTATAAAAATAAAAGCACAAAAAGTAAAGACCTGACCCCAATGCGGTTGGTGCTTTATAACGTAAGGTATGGCACCGGAACGGGATGGGATTATCATCTGCCTTTCCCCTTTTGGGGTTGCTTCAGGAAGACCGAAGACAGGTTCTGGGAGATTTCCGACTTCATAGCGAAGCTAAACCCCGACATAGTGGGGTTGGTAGAGTCAGACGGCGGGTCTTATAGGCAAAATGGGGCAAGCCAGCCGGCCATCGTGGCATCGCGAATCGGAGGCCTTCCCGTTTTCGCCTGCAAATATCACGGGAATTCCTTCATCGCAAAAGCCCCGGTCTTGAGATTTCAAGGCAATGCGGTGGTGACAAAAGTGCCTCCCGTCACCTACAGAAGGCGTTACCTAAGCCGCGGCATGAAAAGGGCGGTGCTCGAGATAGAATACTCGGATTTCGTGCTCTTCCTCGTTCATTTGTCCTTGGGACCGGGCGCGCGCAAAGCACAGCTTGAAGAGCTGAAGGACAGGTGCGCCAAAATCGAAAAACCTATTATTTTAGCAGGGGACGGAAACACCTTCGGCGGTGCAAGGGAACTGGCACCTTTGATGGAAGCAGCTAACTTGAAGAACGCAAATGCCGCCGACATGCCGACATTTCCCAGCAGCTACCCGAGCTTCGCGCTGGATTTTGTACTTTACAGCCCCGGTATCGAGATGCAAAACTTCTTCGTGCCGAGGGTGAGTTTCTCAGATCACCTCCCCCTGGTGTGCGATTTTTCAGTGCAAAAAGCGGAGCTGCTGAGTGATGCCATATATGCTACCGGTAGCATAGCAGTTTAA
- the cls gene encoding cardiolipin synthase: MNLTVIILGLYNMTSFIIRVFMLCYVPLRHEPATAMAWLLAINIWPWGGLILYSLFGSTGLPRERIERREMLLRELGDSIKNLRARLFENLHHPDLDNRHIRISYLASRMVDMEPMPGNSLELINDTKAFIDRLCADIDGAKNYVNLLYYIFSYDEVTERLFRSLESAAGRGVECRMLVDAVGSKVFLKEHARMFEEAGIKIAKALPIKLLRRTHSTARYDIRNHRKIAVIDSKVGYAGSHNIIEPSYKNKAKGLHWHDLTLRLAGPVVVQLEGVFHEDWYVETHEKPSFDNVDYVLQEVKPEGNSIVQVVPSGPHNPYQSYQRLIVAAILTSQRQVTITTPYFIPESETLHALETASLMDVRVRLIVPERTDQLIVGSAAKAYFTPLLDMGVDIYLYQGGIIHAKTVTIDDDLAFLGTSNFDIRSFALNFELDLILYGRNEASQVLAAQERYINNSRKLCASDWGKHPLVKRTFYGIAKLFSPLL; encoded by the coding sequence ATGAACCTCACGGTAATAATTCTCGGTTTATACAACATGACCTCCTTCATCATTCGGGTGTTCATGTTGTGTTATGTGCCGCTGCGCCATGAGCCGGCCACGGCCATGGCTTGGCTTTTGGCCATCAACATATGGCCTTGGGGCGGGTTGATCCTATATTCGCTCTTTGGATCGACGGGACTGCCGAGGGAAAGGATAGAACGCCGCGAGATGCTGCTCCGAGAGCTGGGGGACAGCATCAAAAACTTGAGAGCCCGCCTCTTCGAAAACCTCCACCATCCCGATTTAGACAACCGCCACATCAGAATAAGTTACCTGGCCAGTAGAATGGTGGACATGGAGCCGATGCCGGGAAACTCCCTGGAACTCATAAACGACACGAAGGCTTTTATAGATAGGCTATGTGCAGACATAGACGGTGCCAAGAATTACGTCAACCTTTTATATTACATATTCTCTTACGACGAGGTCACTGAAAGGCTCTTTCGTTCGCTCGAAAGTGCCGCCGGGCGGGGTGTAGAGTGCCGCATGCTTGTAGATGCAGTGGGCTCCAAGGTTTTTTTAAAAGAGCACGCTCGCATGTTCGAAGAAGCAGGCATCAAGATAGCAAAAGCGCTGCCCATAAAACTTCTGCGGCGGACGCACTCGACCGCCCGCTACGATATACGAAACCACCGGAAGATCGCCGTCATAGACAGCAAAGTCGGTTACGCCGGTTCGCACAACATCATCGAACCTTCTTATAAAAACAAAGCCAAGGGTCTTCATTGGCATGACCTAACTTTGAGGTTAGCAGGTCCTGTCGTGGTCCAGCTTGAGGGCGTTTTTCACGAAGACTGGTACGTCGAAACCCACGAAAAGCCTTCTTTTGACAACGTGGACTATGTCCTGCAGGAGGTCAAGCCTGAGGGCAATTCTATCGTGCAGGTCGTCCCAAGCGGGCCACACAATCCGTATCAAAGTTACCAGAGGCTCATCGTAGCTGCCATACTAACCTCGCAAAGACAAGTCACCATTACTACGCCTTATTTTATACCGGAAAGCGAGACCCTTCATGCATTAGAAACGGCGTCATTAATGGATGTGCGCGTGAGGCTCATAGTGCCCGAAAGAACCGACCAGCTTATCGTCGGAAGCGCTGCCAAGGCTTATTTTACGCCGCTGCTCGACATGGGCGTGGATATATATCTCTATCAAGGCGGCATTATTCATGCCAAAACCGTGACCATCGACGACGACCTCGCCTTCTTGGGCACCAGCAACTTCGACATTCGCTCCTTCGCGCTGAACTTCGAGCTGGATCTCATCCTCTACGGAAGGAATGAAGCCTCTCAAGTCTTGGCCGCTCAGGAAAGATACATAAACAACTCCAGGAAGCTTTGCGCCTCTGACTGGGGGAAACACCCCTTAGTAAAGCGCACTTTTTACGGCATCGCTAAGCTGTTCAGCCCGCTGCTTTAG
- a CDS encoding 3'-5' exoribonuclease YhaM family protein produces the protein MSNLAAKNAIQIAEIKDLEAGNPFVTAGILMMARERFTKTQQPFWEVTIMDASGMLDAKIWSDGKWWDLREGGKKAFTPDKASVLENAVKRPVGVKGVVAEYKGKLQYNFIEICILDPLKYPLESFLRKSPIPLEDMLREFWALVHGCDEPLRSFLSKVYSGSFLEQFQDAPAALSYHHAYVHGLLEHTIAVTKSAKAIGESYLERGLKIDMNVLIAGGLLHDIGKLDAYCADPLPGMTIQGAVIDHIPLGYAMFVKLAKEYELDEETALEIGHILVSHHGKREYGSPVLPSTLEALIVSAADELDFLMFCWNSAEGTDDLDLSDFHKPAQRRFWKKPSQVS, from the coding sequence GTGAGCAATTTGGCCGCTAAAAATGCGATTCAAATAGCGGAAATAAAGGATTTAGAGGCGGGAAATCCTTTTGTAACCGCTGGAATCCTCATGATGGCGAGGGAGAGGTTCACGAAAACCCAGCAGCCGTTCTGGGAAGTCACGATAATGGACGCAAGCGGCATGCTGGATGCCAAGATATGGTCCGACGGCAAGTGGTGGGACCTCAGAGAAGGGGGCAAAAAGGCCTTTACTCCCGACAAAGCCAGCGTTCTCGAGAACGCCGTGAAGCGGCCGGTAGGGGTAAAGGGCGTGGTCGCTGAATACAAGGGCAAGCTGCAATATAACTTCATAGAGATTTGCATCTTGGACCCGCTTAAATACCCCTTGGAATCTTTCCTGAGAAAATCGCCGATCCCGTTGGAAGATATGTTGAGGGAGTTTTGGGCCTTGGTTCATGGATGCGACGAGCCATTGCGGTCCTTTTTGTCAAAAGTTTACAGCGGAAGTTTCTTGGAACAGTTTCAGGATGCCCCGGCGGCGCTCAGCTACCATCACGCCTATGTGCACGGCCTGCTCGAGCACACCATCGCCGTTACGAAGAGCGCCAAGGCAATCGGCGAGTCTTACTTGGAGCGAGGTTTAAAGATCGACATGAATGTTTTGATCGCGGGCGGCCTTTTGCACGATATAGGCAAACTCGACGCTTATTGTGCCGATCCGTTGCCGGGGATGACTATCCAAGGCGCAGTGATAGACCATATTCCGCTGGGCTACGCTATGTTCGTGAAGCTGGCTAAAGAATATGAGCTCGACGAAGAGACGGCGTTAGAGATAGGGCACATCTTGGTGAGCCATCACGGCAAGCGTGAATATGGATCGCCCGTTCTGCCGAGCACGCTCGAGGCGCTTATAGTATCTGCTGCCGACGAATTGGATTTTCTCATGTTCTGTTGGAATTCCGCCGAAGGCACAGACGACTTAGACCTCTCGGACTTCCACAAGCCCGCCCAGCGGAGGTTTTGGAAGAAACCCTCACAAGTATCCTAA